The following proteins are co-located in the Gemmatimonadaceae bacterium genome:
- the nuoD gene encoding NADH dehydrogenase (quinone) subunit D, which translates to MANRTVEMELSTTGLDQQGRPQRVPLVTDNRGAAVDVMPPESMEPELDGDHMLINIGPQHPATHGVLRLVLELDGETVVRCIPHVGYLHCGFEKIGEYRQYNQIIPWTDREDYLNSIGNNVAFALGAERLFGIEITERCTVLRVIAAELSRIISHLVWLGTTCIDIGAFTPFLWAFQERENVYNLLEGWVGARLTTSATRVGGMAADIPAGWMDGLGQFLRNFPQTLDEIDRMLTKNAIWVGRTIGLGVMSPEEAVNWGLSGPMLRASGVAYDVRKDFPYLDYETYDFDVPVGTNGDVYDRFLVRMEELRQSVRILQQAAERLPDGPVNVDDARVILPPKSKATSEMESMIHHFKQVMEGPRPPTGESYVAVESPKGEKGYYMVSDGTSKPVRWRIRPPSFINLSAIPKMVEGHLLSDVIAINASIDIVMGEIDR; encoded by the coding sequence ATGGCAAATCGAACTGTCGAAATGGAACTCTCCACCACCGGCCTCGATCAACAGGGCCGGCCGCAGCGCGTTCCCCTCGTCACCGACAATCGTGGCGCCGCGGTCGACGTCATGCCGCCCGAGTCGATGGAGCCCGAGCTCGACGGCGATCACATGCTGATCAACATCGGACCTCAGCACCCTGCAACCCACGGAGTTTTGCGCCTGGTGCTCGAGCTCGACGGCGAGACCGTCGTCCGGTGCATCCCTCACGTCGGTTATCTGCACTGTGGATTCGAGAAGATCGGCGAATATCGCCAATACAACCAGATCATTCCCTGGACCGATCGTGAGGACTATCTCAATTCGATCGGCAACAATGTCGCCTTCGCGCTCGGCGCCGAAAGACTTTTTGGCATCGAGATCACCGAGCGCTGCACCGTTCTGAGAGTGATAGCGGCCGAGCTGTCGCGGATCATCTCCCATCTCGTGTGGCTTGGAACGACCTGCATCGATATTGGCGCATTTACGCCGTTCCTTTGGGCATTCCAGGAACGCGAGAACGTCTACAATCTGCTTGAAGGTTGGGTAGGGGCGCGCCTGACGACGTCTGCTACTCGCGTGGGCGGGATGGCGGCTGACATCCCAGCCGGCTGGATGGACGGTCTTGGGCAGTTCCTTCGGAACTTCCCCCAGACGCTCGACGAAATTGACCGCATGCTGACAAAGAATGCGATCTGGGTGGGGCGCACGATCGGCCTCGGCGTGATGAGTCCGGAGGAGGCAGTGAACTGGGGATTATCAGGCCCCATGCTCAGAGCTTCCGGCGTTGCGTACGACGTCCGCAAGGATTTTCCGTACCTCGACTACGAGACCTACGACTTTGATGTTCCGGTGGGAACGAATGGCGATGTATACGATCGTTTCCTGGTGCGCATGGAAGAGCTCAGGCAATCGGTACGAATTCTTCAGCAGGCGGCCGAGCGGCTTCCGGATGGACCGGTGAACGTGGACGATGCGCGTGTCATTCTGCCGCCAAAATCGAAGGCGACAAGTGAAATGGAATCGATGATTCATCACTTCAAGCAGGTGATGGAAGGCCCGCGTCCGCCGACTGGTGAATCGTATGTTGCGGTCGAGAGCCCCAAGGGTGAAAAAGGGTATTACATGGTATCGGATGGCACGTCCAAGCCGGTTCGCTGGCGGATCCGTCCGCCATCGTTCATCAACCTTTCGGCGATTCCCAAGATGGTGGAAGGGCACCTGTTGTCGGACGTCATTGCGATTAACGCCAGCATTGACATCGTGATGGGGGAAATCGACCGGTGA
- a CDS encoding NAD(P)H-dependent oxidoreductase subunit E, giving the protein MSAQAMGGKASPALASHDHDGHAAADYTPVFTGEAQRELDELLTRYPTKMAALLPALWMVQRERGWVSGPAMAEVAEVLDLTPAYVKGVVTFYTMYHQHPVAKYFIQVCTTSPCGICGADEVVKSLLKHTGTGELGVTSPDNRFAVIEVECLGACGFPTPLMINDEFIESVIPDTVPALLERLP; this is encoded by the coding sequence GTGAGTGCTCAAGCGATGGGTGGCAAAGCTTCCCCTGCGCTTGCATCCCATGATCACGACGGCCACGCTGCAGCTGATTACACGCCGGTCTTTACCGGAGAGGCACAGCGCGAGCTCGATGAGCTGTTGACTCGCTATCCCACAAAGATGGCGGCGCTCCTCCCGGCATTGTGGATGGTGCAGCGGGAGCGGGGCTGGGTAAGTGGACCGGCCATGGCGGAAGTGGCCGAGGTTCTCGATCTGACACCCGCCTACGTAAAGGGCGTGGTGACGTTCTACACGATGTACCACCAGCATCCGGTCGCGAAATACTTCATTCAGGTGTGCACGACCTCGCCGTGCGGTATCTGCGGCGCGGATGAGGTCGTCAAGTCCCTTCTGAAACACACCGGCACCGGGGAGCTCGGAGTGACATCGCCGGACAATCGATTCGCGGTAATCGAGGTTGAATGCCTGGGTGCGTGCGGGTTTCCTACGCCACTGATGATAAACGACGAATTCATCGAATCAGTCATCCCTGATACCGTACCAGCCCTTCTCGAGCGCCTGCCATAA
- the nuoF gene encoding NADH-quinone oxidoreductase subunit NuoF, whose translation MGYPHKSHARETPILSEYFGDPDARSLDGWKKRGGYQALEKALGMTPEAIVGIVKESGLRGRGGAGFPTGMKWSFMKPGDGKPHYLCCNADESEPGTFKDREIMRWTPHSLVEGCAIGAYAIGAETAYIYIRGEFTEPLLWMERAVKEAYDAGILGANAMGTGKRIDVYVHKGAGAYICGEETALMNSLEGRRGNPRIKPPFPAVSGVFGQPTTINNVETLAAVNAILIQGADWYKGMSLSNPKSTGSKLFSVCGNVRFPGTYEVAMGFPFKEFLYDLCGGPTEGRKFKAVIPGGASVPIQTMDEADATLMDYEGFVAQGSMLGSGGVIVIDDAQSMVRVIARLARFFAHESCAQCTQCREGTAWTTKILERIRDGQGTMEDLDTLMDIAENMTGTTICVLSDSCATPVISGIRKFRSEFESLIHGKRVHSVMAAVA comes from the coding sequence ATGGGTTATCCGCACAAATCCCACGCGCGTGAAACTCCGATTCTCTCGGAATATTTTGGCGATCCCGACGCTCGCTCGCTTGATGGCTGGAAAAAGCGTGGTGGATACCAGGCTCTGGAGAAGGCGCTTGGAATGACTCCGGAGGCAATTGTCGGCATCGTCAAGGAATCGGGCCTGCGCGGGCGTGGCGGAGCCGGGTTCCCCACCGGAATGAAGTGGTCGTTCATGAAACCCGGCGACGGAAAGCCCCATTACCTCTGCTGTAACGCGGACGAATCCGAGCCGGGAACGTTCAAGGACCGCGAGATCATGCGGTGGACACCGCATTCGCTGGTAGAGGGATGCGCGATCGGAGCATATGCGATCGGCGCCGAAACTGCCTACATCTATATTCGCGGGGAATTTACGGAGCCGCTGCTGTGGATGGAGCGCGCTGTGAAGGAGGCGTATGATGCCGGGATTCTTGGCGCCAATGCGATGGGCACGGGAAAGCGCATCGACGTATACGTTCACAAGGGCGCTGGCGCCTACATATGCGGCGAGGAGACCGCGCTCATGAACTCGCTCGAGGGCAGGCGCGGGAATCCGCGAATTAAACCGCCTTTCCCCGCGGTTTCCGGAGTGTTCGGGCAGCCGACGACGATCAACAATGTCGAGACGCTCGCTGCCGTCAACGCGATTCTGATCCAGGGCGCGGACTGGTATAAGGGAATGTCGCTTTCGAATCCAAAAAGCACCGGATCCAAGCTTTTTTCTGTCTGCGGTAATGTGCGGTTCCCGGGCACCTACGAAGTCGCGATGGGATTTCCTTTCAAGGAATTTCTGTACGATCTGTGCGGTGGCCCGACAGAAGGCAGAAAGTTCAAGGCCGTGATCCCCGGCGGTGCTTCGGTGCCGATTCAAACCATGGACGAGGCTGACGCCACGCTGATGGATTACGAAGGTTTCGTGGCCCAGGGGTCGATGCTCGGATCGGGCGGGGTAATCGTGATCGACGACGCTCAGTCGATGGTTCGGGTAATTGCGCGACTCGCGCGCTTCTTCGCACATGAAAGCTGTGCACAGTGCACTCAGTGTCGCGAAGGCACCGCCTGGACCACGAAAATTCTGGAGCGTATCCGCGACGGACAGGGAACAATGGAGGATCTCGACACGCTCATGGATATCGCCGAGAACATGACCGGGACGACCATCTGCGTGCTGAGCGATTCGTGTGCGACGCCTGTTATCTCGGGCATTCGAAAGTTTCGTTCGGAGTTCGAATCGTTGATTCACGGCAAGCGCGTTCACTCGGTCATGGCGGCGGTGGCCTGA
- a CDS encoding 2Fe-2S iron-sulfur cluster-binding protein has product MGDLKMVNLTIEGRPVSVPEGTSILEAAKTAGILIPHYCYHPSLPIPGVCRMCLVEVEKAPKLAPSCATSVAEGQVVHVHNDRALEARKGVLEFLLINHPLDCPICDQSGECELQDFTFQEGRADSRYRDPKRFNPVEDFGGDVLYVPNRCILCTRCVRFMDDLAHDTVLNVSERGDRALIGKFEGRDLTHPWAANVIDLCPVGALLSKDFLNKARAWELDRAASVCPNCTQGCNMMIEVRDNAVTRLKPRPNAEVNEYFMCDYGRLNYRWMNRQDRAESPMVRQSGALAVCDWEAAIHSAADLLRDRRAFVLASPMLSNEALYLLTLLINRNGGDGVFRVVTGDEAPLPGVEDLALRKDRAANVNGAELLGFTRSDSPLADFAEGDVLIVADDDLAGIPAADLARASSVILIGTTLPASVRHAAVVLPTSNFTEEEGTFTNIRGRVQRFTQARAAPGLARPSWLVLGDLLGALDAQNNFYLPSDVFGRLAASHPAFSGLSYDAIGLRGLKVLDPMASAVSQ; this is encoded by the coding sequence ATGGGTGATCTGAAGATGGTGAATCTCACGATTGAGGGCCGTCCGGTATCGGTTCCCGAAGGCACGTCGATTCTCGAAGCCGCGAAAACGGCCGGGATTCTCATACCCCACTACTGCTATCACCCGAGCCTGCCAATTCCTGGCGTGTGCCGGATGTGCCTGGTGGAAGTGGAGAAAGCACCGAAGCTCGCACCGTCCTGCGCTACATCTGTGGCGGAGGGGCAGGTGGTTCACGTTCACAACGATCGGGCGCTCGAGGCGCGGAAAGGCGTCCTTGAATTCCTGCTGATCAATCACCCGCTGGACTGTCCGATCTGCGATCAGTCAGGGGAATGTGAGCTCCAGGACTTCACCTTTCAGGAGGGACGCGCTGATTCGCGTTATCGCGACCCCAAGCGCTTCAACCCGGTGGAGGATTTTGGCGGGGACGTCCTGTATGTGCCCAACCGCTGCATTCTGTGCACTCGGTGTGTCCGCTTCATGGACGACCTTGCTCACGACACGGTACTCAACGTCAGCGAGCGCGGTGACCGAGCGCTTATCGGAAAATTCGAGGGCCGCGATCTGACGCACCCCTGGGCCGCGAATGTTATTGATCTGTGTCCCGTCGGAGCGCTGCTGTCGAAGGATTTTCTGAACAAGGCGCGGGCGTGGGAGCTCGACCGCGCTGCTTCTGTGTGCCCCAACTGCACACAGGGCTGCAACATGATGATCGAGGTGAGGGACAACGCTGTCACGCGGCTGAAGCCGAGGCCAAATGCAGAAGTCAATGAATACTTCATGTGCGATTACGGCCGCCTCAATTATCGTTGGATGAACCGCCAGGATCGCGCCGAATCGCCTATGGTTCGGCAATCCGGAGCATTGGCCGTCTGCGACTGGGAGGCGGCGATCCATTCCGCTGCAGATTTGCTTCGCGACAGGCGGGCTTTTGTACTCGCCTCGCCAATGCTTTCAAACGAGGCGCTCTATCTCCTCACGCTGCTGATAAATCGGAATGGTGGCGATGGCGTATTTCGCGTTGTAACCGGCGATGAAGCGCCACTACCTGGCGTCGAGGATCTCGCTCTCAGAAAAGACCGGGCCGCCAACGTCAATGGTGCCGAGCTTCTCGGTTTTACACGCTCCGACTCGCCATTGGCTGACTTCGCCGAGGGAGACGTCCTGATTGTCGCCGACGACGATCTTGCCGGAATTCCAGCTGCCGATCTGGCCAGGGCCTCGTCGGTGATCCTGATCGGCACTACGCTGCCAGCCTCCGTAAGGCACGCCGCAGTGGTTCTCCCGACTTCGAACTTCACGGAGGAGGAAGGCACGTTCACCAATATCCGTGGAAGGGTACAGCGGTTCACGCAGGCGCGGGCGGCACCGGGCCTTGCACGCCCAAGCTGGCTCGTGCTCGGTGATCTGCTCGGCGCGCTCGATGCGCAGAACAATTTCTATCTGCCGTCGGACGTGTTTGGAAGGCTCGCTGCATCTCATCCGGCTTTTTCGGGCCTCAGCTATGATGCCATCGGGTTGCGGGGGCTCAAGGTGCTGGATCCGATGGCGTCAGCGGTCTCACAATGA
- the nuoH gene encoding NADH-quinone oxidoreductase subunit NuoH, translating into MMYSQFLLQAANPQLPPVSTGAFVIFTLIKMLVVFTIYMVGVALLTLGERKISAWIQDRHGPNRVGPGGLLQPAADGLKNFMKEETYPEAAYKPIFILAPILAFIPALTTFAVIPFGAPFPTRWGRVDMVVADLPVGFLFILAISSLGVYGIVLAGWASNNKYSLLGGLRSSAQMISYEISLGMSTIPVLLLAGNVTLGSIITQQAYGGWNVVNLTIAFFIFLVAAFAETNRLPFDLPEAEAELIAGYHTEYSAMKFSLFFIAEYANMVTASALMVTLFFGGWDVPFTGRDNIGPYSGWLTLISVGIFLVKLLFFLFLFMWIRWTLPRFRYDQLMSLGWKFMLPLALAYIVIIATLILLLEAAGIDRGAMYSSILGAVNIALVVIVFAILDRGRIISPAYGRMQGTRLKRLQGAARRAQLATESGD; encoded by the coding sequence ATGATGTATTCGCAGTTTCTCCTTCAGGCCGCGAACCCACAGCTACCCCCCGTGAGCACCGGCGCCTTCGTCATCTTCACGCTGATCAAGATGCTGGTCGTCTTCACCATCTACATGGTGGGCGTGGCGTTGCTGACACTCGGCGAACGGAAGATCTCGGCATGGATCCAGGATCGGCACGGCCCCAACCGGGTCGGTCCGGGCGGCCTGTTGCAGCCTGCCGCTGACGGCCTCAAGAATTTCATGAAGGAAGAGACGTATCCGGAGGCCGCCTACAAGCCGATTTTTATTCTTGCGCCGATCCTGGCTTTTATTCCCGCGCTTACCACCTTCGCTGTAATTCCTTTCGGTGCGCCGTTCCCGACGCGGTGGGGACGAGTGGATATGGTAGTGGCCGATCTGCCGGTCGGATTTCTTTTTATTCTCGCAATCAGCTCGCTTGGCGTGTACGGAATTGTGCTGGCCGGCTGGGCATCGAACAACAAGTACTCGCTCCTCGGCGGACTTCGCTCGAGTGCCCAGATGATTTCGTATGAGATATCGCTGGGCATGTCCACGATTCCGGTGTTGCTGCTGGCGGGGAACGTGACACTCGGCTCGATAATCACACAGCAGGCGTATGGCGGATGGAACGTCGTCAACCTGACGATCGCATTTTTCATTTTTCTCGTTGCCGCGTTTGCGGAGACCAATCGGTTGCCCTTCGACCTTCCGGAGGCCGAAGCAGAGCTCATCGCCGGATACCATACTGAGTACAGCGCGATGAAGTTCTCACTCTTCTTCATTGCCGAGTACGCCAACATGGTGACGGCGAGCGCGTTGATGGTGACGCTGTTTTTCGGTGGATGGGATGTTCCGTTCACCGGGCGAGACAACATCGGGCCGTATAGCGGGTGGCTGACCCTGATATCGGTTGGCATTTTCCTCGTCAAGCTGCTGTTTTTTCTCTTTCTCTTCATGTGGATCCGCTGGACGCTGCCGCGCTTCCGTTATGACCAGTTGATGTCACTGGGCTGGAAATTCATGCTGCCGCTGGCGCTGGCGTACATCGTCATCATTGCGACGCTCATCCTGCTGCTTGAGGCGGCTGGTATCGACCGCGGCGCGATGTACAGCTCCATCCTTGGCGCCGTCAACATCGCGCTTGTAGTCATTGTTTTCGCGATTCTCGATCGCGGCCGGATCATCAGCCCCGCATACGGACGGATGCAGGGAACCCGGCTGAAGCGATTGCAGGGCGCCGCGCGACGTGCTCAACTGGCTACCGAGTCGGGAGACTGA
- a CDS encoding NADH-quinone oxidoreductase subunit I codes for MAINVKVLDRPIEDVSYIRATVKGMALTFKHLMNPHKVTVQYPEEKWQISPRWRGTHRMLTDETGKAKCVACGLCPTVCPANCIKLIPGEDENGNRYPLLFEIDEFRCIFCGYCQEVCPEEAIHVGRHYENSEYSRAGFVYDLERLTAQTHPVCEMWDPEDPKGE; via the coding sequence ATGGCTATCAACGTGAAGGTTCTCGACCGTCCCATCGAAGACGTGAGCTACATCAGGGCGACGGTGAAGGGCATGGCGCTGACATTCAAACATCTGATGAATCCGCACAAAGTCACAGTGCAGTATCCGGAGGAAAAGTGGCAGATCTCTCCCCGGTGGCGCGGAACGCATCGCATGCTCACCGATGAAACAGGTAAGGCAAAATGCGTGGCGTGCGGATTGTGTCCGACGGTTTGCCCTGCCAACTGCATCAAGCTTATCCCCGGCGAGGACGAGAATGGCAATCGATATCCGCTGCTGTTCGAGATCGACGAGTTTCGTTGTATCTTCTGCGGCTATTGCCAGGAGGTCTGCCCCGAGGAGGCGATCCACGTGGGACGACATTATGAGAATTCGGAGTACAGCCGCGCTGGTTTCGTCTACGATCTGGAGCGGTTGACAGCGCAGACCCATCCTGTTTGCGAGATGTGGGATCCTGAAGACCCGAAGGGCGAATGA
- a CDS encoding NADH-quinone oxidoreductase subunit J, which translates to MMEPHYPLFYQFHFYFFGVVSIASALAFVTRKSPVAAALWLVNTMFSIAALFVLLDAEFIGIMQVLVYAGAIMVVFLFVVMLLNLGHPSEIADARGKWPAFAAVVIGIAMLSMIMTISRGRIAGTFQVPAGFAVQQMNRYGAVGSVARPLFNEYLLAFELTSVLLLVAIAGAVVLGRRREADAR; encoded by the coding sequence ATGATGGAGCCCCATTATCCGCTTTTCTACCAGTTCCATTTTTACTTTTTCGGTGTCGTCTCGATCGCCTCGGCACTTGCGTTTGTGACGCGCAAGAGCCCGGTTGCCGCTGCGCTCTGGCTCGTCAACACCATGTTCTCGATTGCCGCGCTGTTCGTGCTTCTCGATGCGGAGTTCATCGGCATCATGCAGGTGCTGGTCTATGCAGGCGCAATCATGGTCGTATTTCTTTTCGTCGTCATGCTGCTGAATCTCGGGCATCCATCCGAGATAGCCGATGCGCGCGGAAAGTGGCCCGCATTTGCCGCCGTTGTGATTGGCATTGCGATGCTGAGCATGATCATGACGATTTCACGCGGGCGGATTGCGGGGACGTTCCAGGTTCCCGCCGGATTCGCCGTTCAGCAGATGAACAGATATGGCGCAGTGGGCAGCGTTGCCCGGCCGCTTTTCAACGAATACCTGCTGGCCTTTGAACTCACCAGCGTGCTGTTGCTCGTCGCCATTGCCGGTGCCGTGGTACTGGGACGCAGGAGAGAAGCCGATGCTCGCTGA
- the nuoK gene encoding NADH-quinone oxidoreductase subunit NuoK has protein sequence MLAESLALSAALFTIGVVGVLTRRNAIIIFMCVELMLNAVNLTFVAFSRFYGAEGQVFVVFVMTVAAAEAAVGLAIIISIFRHQQSINLQNINLLKG, from the coding sequence ATGCTCGCTGAGTCCCTCGCACTTTCGGCCGCGCTTTTCACCATCGGCGTGGTAGGGGTTCTGACGCGTCGCAACGCGATAATCATCTTCATGTGCGTCGAGCTGATGCTCAATGCCGTCAATCTTACATTTGTCGCGTTTTCGCGGTTCTACGGTGCAGAGGGACAGGTTTTCGTCGTCTTCGTGATGACCGTCGCTGCCGCTGAGGCAGCCGTTGGTCTGGCAATCATCATTTCGATTTTCCGGCACCAGCAGTCCATCAACCTGCAAAACATCAATCTGCTGAAGGGATGA
- the nuoL gene encoding NADH-quinone oxidoreductase subunit L — protein sequence MMILSQIAAEAHPLAGTAAELVWLLPALPLAGFIINGALSIASAGRIGPNDPDMGHVSTDNAEHGYDARDIALAEQSGAHGDDHHAIKPHRYASIASIVGPLVLGLSFLLSLVIFAAMRSASMEAPFIQTLFSWMPVGSLQIDAALQLDQLSMVMVLVITGVGTLIHIFSVGYMREDPGYPRYFAYLNLFVFFMLVLVLGANYPVLFVGWEGVGLCSYLLIGFWFSDKANADAGKKAFIVNRIGDFGFLVAMFLMFATLGTLDFGGVNGAAASLPFGGFVVTAICLFLFLGCAGKSAQIPLYVWLPDAMAGPTPVSALIHAATMVTAGVYLVARSSVLFSMAPVAGLAVALIGALTAIFAATIGLKQWDIKKVLAYSTVSQLGYMFIGVGVGSYTAGVFHLVTHAFFKALLFLGAGSVIYAMHAAYHHTHAADDAQDMRNMGGLRSYMPVTWVLMWIATLAISGIPFFSGFFSKDEVLGAVFTRAGHSTLADATLLGIPGGFILYVVYLLGLAAALLTAIYMTRLMLYTFHGPNRTGDSARPHLHEAPWIMTGPLVVLGGLSATGGWLNLPALIPLGPIQSLEHWLEPVVGASSARVAGPEAGPHSASTEAVLIGIAVLIAAAGVAYAFARLKPERLLPKKDSRAEEGFERVLANKYFIDEGYDFAIVDPTYQISRSVLWKGVDTGLIDGFLVNGSTAVMRAFGWVGSRVQTGAVGTYAWVLVAGVLVVLGAVTFR from the coding sequence ATGATGATTCTCTCTCAGATAGCTGCTGAGGCACACCCGCTCGCCGGCACCGCGGCCGAGCTGGTCTGGCTTCTTCCCGCGCTGCCACTGGCGGGGTTTATCATCAACGGGGCGTTGTCGATCGCAAGCGCGGGGCGCATCGGTCCGAACGATCCGGACATGGGTCACGTCAGTACGGACAATGCAGAACACGGTTACGATGCACGTGACATCGCGCTGGCTGAACAATCAGGTGCGCATGGCGATGATCATCACGCGATCAAGCCTCACCGTTATGCATCGATTGCCAGCATCGTAGGGCCTCTCGTGCTCGGGCTGTCGTTTCTTCTCTCGCTGGTAATATTCGCCGCCATGCGCTCTGCCAGCATGGAGGCGCCGTTCATCCAGACCCTGTTCAGCTGGATGCCGGTGGGCAGCCTTCAGATAGACGCCGCGCTCCAGCTCGACCAGCTATCGATGGTTATGGTGTTGGTCATTACCGGCGTGGGCACGCTGATTCACATATTCAGTGTGGGCTACATGCGGGAGGATCCCGGGTATCCGAGATATTTCGCCTACCTGAATCTTTTTGTGTTCTTCATGCTCGTCCTGGTGCTTGGCGCGAATTATCCGGTGCTGTTCGTTGGATGGGAGGGTGTTGGGCTTTGCTCTTATCTGCTGATCGGGTTCTGGTTCTCCGACAAGGCCAACGCCGACGCAGGGAAGAAAGCATTCATCGTGAATCGAATCGGGGATTTCGGCTTTCTGGTAGCGATGTTCCTGATGTTCGCGACCCTTGGCACGCTCGATTTCGGAGGAGTGAACGGCGCCGCCGCCTCGCTGCCATTTGGAGGATTCGTAGTAACCGCCATCTGCTTGTTTCTCTTCCTCGGTTGCGCCGGCAAGAGTGCCCAGATTCCCCTCTATGTATGGCTGCCTGATGCCATGGCGGGTCCTACTCCTGTCTCAGCGCTGATTCACGCCGCGACCATGGTCACGGCCGGCGTATATCTTGTCGCCCGCAGCTCAGTGCTCTTCTCGATGGCTCCGGTCGCCGGTTTGGCGGTCGCTTTAATCGGGGCGCTGACAGCCATCTTTGCAGCGACGATCGGTCTCAAGCAGTGGGACATCAAGAAGGTTCTGGCGTATTCGACAGTCTCGCAGCTCGGCTACATGTTCATCGGTGTCGGCGTCGGATCGTACACCGCCGGCGTCTTTCATCTGGTAACGCATGCGTTCTTCAAGGCGTTGCTCTTTCTGGGCGCCGGATCGGTGATTTATGCGATGCATGCCGCATATCATCACACACATGCCGCAGACGACGCTCAGGACATGCGCAACATGGGCGGCCTCAGGAGTTACATGCCGGTGACTTGGGTCCTGATGTGGATTGCGACCCTCGCGATATCCGGGATCCCATTTTTTTCAGGCTTCTTCTCGAAGGACGAAGTGCTTGGCGCGGTGTTTACACGCGCGGGTCACTCCACCCTTGCGGATGCGACCCTGCTGGGAATTCCGGGAGGATTCATTCTTTATGTCGTGTATCTGCTGGGTCTGGCCGCGGCGCTGCTTACAGCGATCTACATGACCCGGCTGATGCTGTACACGTTTCATGGTCCCAACCGCACCGGCGACTCAGCGCGGCCGCATCTGCATGAGGCCCCCTGGATCATGACTGGCCCGCTCGTGGTGCTCGGCGGTCTGAGTGCGACCGGCGGCTGGCTCAACCTTCCTGCACTGATTCCATTGGGTCCCATACAATCTCTCGAGCACTGGCTGGAGCCGGTTGTCGGAGCTTCTTCCGCCCGCGTCGCCGGGCCCGAGGCAGGGCCGCATTCCGCCAGCACCGAGGCGGTCTTGATAGGGATTGCGGTGCTGATAGCGGCAGCCGGAGTTGCCTACGCATTTGCCCGCCTCAAGCCGGAACGTCTGCTGCCGAAAAAGGACTCTCGAGCAGAAGAAGGATTCGAGCGCGTACTCGCCAACAAGTATTTCATCGACGAAGGCTACGATTTCGCGATTGTCGACCCGACTTACCAGATATCGCGCAGCGTTCTGTGGAAAGGAGTAGATACCGGGCTTATCGACGGATTTCTGGTAAATGGCAGCACTGCGGTGATGCGGGCTTTCGGCTGGGTAGGATCGCGGGTGCAGACGGGCGCTGTTGGTACGTATGCCTGGGTGTTAGTCGCCGGCGTGCTGGTTGTGCTGGGCGCCGTCACTTTCCGCTGA